The following are encoded in a window of Candidatus Methylomirabilota bacterium genomic DNA:
- a CDS encoding class I SAM-dependent methyltransferase — protein sequence MTPGETAVAPQYAGQELSLFARAAHWKAYLADLLRPYLVGAVLEVGAGLGATTRALCDGSQRRWLCLEPDPALAAHIRQEIARGGLPACCEIRAGTVPDLPADSRFDAIAYVDVLEHIQADREELARAAQHLRAGGALVVLAPAHGWLYSPFDAAIGHYRRYTRRSLARVMPTHLERTLVRYLDSVGLLASAANRLLLRRHLPTPGQIACWDGWMVPLSRRVDPLLGFRVGKSVLGVWRALADQVAK from the coding sequence GTGACCCCCGGGGAGACCGCCGTCGCCCCGCAGTACGCCGGACAGGAGCTCTCCCTGTTCGCCCGGGCGGCCCACTGGAAGGCCTACCTGGCGGACCTTCTCCGCCCCTACCTGGTCGGCGCGGTCCTGGAGGTCGGCGCGGGCCTGGGCGCCACGACGCGGGCGCTGTGCGATGGAAGCCAGCGGCGGTGGCTCTGTCTGGAGCCGGACCCGGCGCTGGCGGCCCACATCAGGCAAGAGATTGCTCGGGGCGGGCTGCCGGCGTGCTGCGAGATACGGGCGGGCACGGTCCCGGACCTGCCGGCGGACTCGCGCTTCGACGCCATCGCCTACGTCGACGTCCTGGAGCACATCCAGGCGGACCGCGAGGAGCTGGCCCGCGCCGCGCAGCACCTCCGCGCCGGCGGCGCCCTCGTCGTCCTCGCCCCGGCCCACGGGTGGCTCTACTCCCCGTTCGATGCCGCCATCGGACACTATCGCCGGTACACGCGGCGGTCCCTCGCCCGGGTGATGCCGACCCACCTCGAGCGGACCCTGGTGCGCTATCTCGACAGCGTGGGTCTGCTCGCGTCGGCCGCCAACCGGCTCCTCCTCCGGCGGCATCTGCCGACGCCCGGCCAGATCGCGTGCTGGGACGGATGGATGGTGCCCCTCTCCCGGCGGGTCGATCCGCTCCTGGGGTTCCGCGTGGGCAAATCCGTCCTGGGCGTCTGGCGGGCCCTCGCGGACCAGGTCGCCAAGTAG